AACGCAGGGCTAGCTCGAAAGACACCGACTCTTCCTTCCCCGCGCTTCAGCGCCTCTTCCCCACAACACCTCCCCTCCATTCTGCCAGTGAATTCTGGTGGTTGGTATTAGCCGAAAAACTCTTTGCGCCCCTCGCGCTCTTCGCTGTTAAAGACCTCGTCTCCATGCCTGCGTATCTCGTCACCATCGGCCTCGAAGTCCACGCTCAACTGAAAACCGCCAGCAAGATGTTCTGCTCTTGCTCGACCAGTTTCGGAGACGAACCCAACACTCACGTCTGCCCCGTCTGCCTTGGCTTGCCTGGGGCCCTGCCCGTTCTCAATGAGGGTGCCATCGAGAAAACCATCCTGACCGGGCTCATGCTCGGCTGCACCATCCCACCCGTCTGCAAATGGGACCGGAAGAACTACTTCTATCCGGACATGCCGAAGAACTACCAGCTCTCCCAATTCGATCTCCCGCTCTGCCTCGGCGGAGGCGTGCCCCTCTCTGACTTGGCCTACCCCAAAGACCACCAGAAACAAATCGCCCGCCCCGGCACCACCATTCCCCTGACTCGCATCCACCTCGAAGAGGATGTGGCCAAGTCCACCCACCACGCCCGCAACAGCAGCATCGACTTCAATCGAGCCGGCACCCCGCTCATGGAAATCGTGAGCGAGCCCGCCATCGAAAGCGCGGAAGAGGCCGTGGCCTACCTCAACTCTCTCCGACAAATCCTCGTCTACGGCGGCGTGAGCGATGCCGACATGGAAAAAGGCCAGATGCGCTGCGACGTCAATATCTCGCTCCGTCCAGAAGGGCAGCGCGAACTCGGGGCCAAGATCGAACTCAAGAACCTCAACAGCATCTCCGCCATCCGCCGCGCCATCCACTTCGAGATCGACCGGCAGGCCGAGGAACTCGACCAAGGCCAAGCCCAGCTCCAATCCACCCGCCGCTGGGACGACGACTTGGGAGAAACCCAGCTCATGCGCAGCAAGGAAGACGCGCACGACTACCGCTACTTCCCCTGCCCTGACCTCCTGCCCTTCCGGACCAGCAAATCCCGTGAGGCCGTCTCCCCGCTCGTGCCCGAGCTGCCTCATGAAAAGCGCGCCCGCTTCACCGCCACCTACCGGGTGAGCGACTACGATGCCGGCGTACTCGCGAGCGAACGCCCCTTGGCCGACTACTTTGAACAGGCAGCCGA
This sequence is a window from Verrucomicrobiota bacterium. Protein-coding genes within it:
- the gatB gene encoding Asp-tRNA(Asn)/Glu-tRNA(Gln) amidotransferase subunit GatB — protein: RRASSKDTDSSFPALQRLFPTTPPLHSASEFWWLVLAEKLFAPLALFAVKDLVSMPAYLVTIGLEVHAQLKTASKMFCSCSTSFGDEPNTHVCPVCLGLPGALPVLNEGAIEKTILTGLMLGCTIPPVCKWDRKNYFYPDMPKNYQLSQFDLPLCLGGGVPLSDLAYPKDHQKQIARPGTTIPLTRIHLEEDVAKSTHHARNSSIDFNRAGTPLMEIVSEPAIESAEEAVAYLNSLRQILVYGGVSDADMEKGQMRCDVNISLRPEGQRELGAKIELKNLNSISAIRRAIHFEIDRQAEELDQGQAQLQSTRRWDDDLGETQLMRSKEDAHDYRYFPCPDLLPFRTSKSREAVSPLVPELPHEKRARFTATYRVSDYDAGVLASERPLADYFEQAAEGAKVPKKIANWVINDLQSHLNEHALPIAESPIPPARLRELVDLIEGGSVSNNQGKEIFSVLVQSTEKTAAEIAKEKGFEQVSDTGAIEALIEEVIVEHPEKIAEIQGGNEKLLNWLTGQVMKKSQGKANPRVAGQLVRTKVLGR